Proteins found in one Odocoileus virginianus isolate 20LAN1187 ecotype Illinois chromosome 10, Ovbor_1.2, whole genome shotgun sequence genomic segment:
- the COMMD9 gene encoding COMM domain-containing protein 9: MAALTAENFAALQSLLKASSKDVVRQLCQESFSSSALGSKNLLDVTCSSLSVTQEEAEQLLQALHRLTRLAVFRDLSSAEAILALFPENFHQNLKNLLTKIILEHVSTWRAEAQANQISLPRLVDLDWRVDIKTSSDSISRMAVPTCLLQMKIREDPSLCGDRPSVSAVTVELSKETLDTMLDGLGRIRDQLSAVASK, translated from the exons GCCTCCTCGAAAGATGTTGTCAGACAGCTGTGCCAAGAGAGCTTTTCCAGTTCGGCCCTTGGCTCCAAGAATCTCTTGGATGTTACGTGTTCCAGCTTGTCTGTGACCCAGGAGGAGGCAGAACAA CTGCTCCAAGCCCTGCACCGTCTCACCAGGCTGGCCGTATTCCGCGACCTCTCCTCCGCCGAGGCGATTCTGGCACTCTTTCCTGAAAATTTCCACCAGAACCTCAAAAACCTGCTGACAAAAATCATCCTGGAACACGT ATCTACCTGGAGAGCTGAAGCCCAAGCGAATCAGA TCTCTCTGCCGCGCCTGGTGGACCTGGACTGGAGGGTGGACATcaaaacctcctcagacagcatCAGCCGCATGGCCGTCCCCACCTGTCTGCTCCAGATGAAG atccgggaagatcccagtCTGTGTGGGGACAGGCCCTCCGTGTCGGCCGTCACCGTGGAACTGAGTAAGGAGACGCTGGACACGATGCTAGACGGGCTGGGCCGCATCCGGGACCAGCTGTCCGCTGTGGCCAGCAAGTGA